TTATTCCTACTATGAACGACATAGTGCGCTCTCTAATTAGATCAGTAAACAGGTTTTGCAAATACTATTTAAAAAGCTGTTATCCAGTACACGTACCTCAGTCCCTTTTAGAAATACAATCTTCTCATATTAATTCTGAGATCAGCCCGTTTCTATGGGAGCACAGAAATTTAAGCGGTCGTATAATTCCGTTAAAGGGCATCACCGGATACATTGAGTTCGAAGTTGATGGAGCAGCGAGGAAGCTCGGATCTATATTGGGACTTGCGCAGGTCTTCCAGATCGGAAAGTGGGTGAATTACGGTTTTGGTAAAATAGAGGTTGATAGACTTGGAAGCTAAAGAAATAGGAGTGGTGAACTGGTTTACAAAGAAAAGGGAGAGCCCTTCGTGCTCGGGAGAAGAAATCGCCAACAAGATATGCGCTGAAATAATAGCAAGATATGTAAAAACAAAAGAAAAGGGTGTAAAGGGATTTGCAGAAGTCGTCTATGAGGTGCTATCGGGATACTCCGCTTATCCAAATTCTGCCTCTAATAGCGTATCAACTCAAATTCACGAAGACCTCATGAGGTATTGTGCAGATACTCGCTTTCCAGTCTGCTCGCTGTATCACCATATGAAAAATACTGCTGCAATTGCCTATATCCTTGCTTATCAAGCTGGATATCCAGATGAGGTCGTTCAGAAAATTCGCACTGCTGCCCTTCTCCATGACATGGGAAAACTTTACGCGCCTGGCAAGGGAAAACAGCATGTAGAATGGACAAAAAAATTCCTTTTGAATATACTCGGAGGAATCGACTCCCTTGATAACACCACAAAACACCACATTATAAGGCTGAGTACGAAGCACCATACCGCATCTTGGTATGATGAGTACACAGCATCAAATGATGATGAAAAACTCGTAGCCCTTGCTGATACAATTGCTTCTGCTACAGACAGGACTTATGAAGTTGTGATTAAATTCGCAGGGGATTTAACAGAGGCTCTTGAAAAAAACGAAGATATCAAAGCAGAGATCATCTCGGAGGACTCTATTTTTCCTCACCTCATCTATTTTGACGAAAGGTGTGATTTCCATTGTAAAGAATTCAGCCATCATTTGATTGGCAGAAATGAAAGGATTGAGGTTACGCTTTCTCCCCGTGCTCTCCGTGCAGATAACAAAAAGGATCACAATTATGTGATCCCCTTTTACGATGAGGTTGTATCCGGTTCTCCGATCATCTTTTTAAGGAGGGGGGGAAAAGAACAATCTCCCGAAAAAGTCGAGACAATCGGGCTTTTTGGCATCGATATCCAAGGGATCCAGCGTTTTGTAGGCGGTGCCAAGAAGTTACCAGCTTTGCGAGGAGGGAGTGCTATTGTCGACGAAGTGTTACGGAATTCAGAAAAAATCCTCTCTCGAGAATTCTCCCCCGAACTCATACTCTTTTCGGGAGGCGGCAATCTCGTTGCATTCGTACCAAAGGACGAGGAGAAGCTTGTTGCGATCAGGAAAGAGATTCAGGGATATGTCGACGATATTTCCGCTGGAAAGCTAAGGGTCGCGATCCGATGGATTTTTAAAGATCTTGGAGAGATCCAAAGTGAGTTCGGAAAGTGTCTCAAATCTCTTTTTGATAAGTTGGACGATGAGAAGAAGAGGCCAATAGAATTCACAGAACCGATTAGAGTGCAGAAGAGTGCAGAAGTTTGTTCATATTGCTGCGAAGGAATAGGTGAAGTGGAGACAAGTGGGGGAGAGTACATTTGCGGAACTTGCGAGAGCAAAAGGGGTTTCGCATTAAAGCGAAAAATATCAAACGAAGCAGAGACTCTCGAGGAAATATCAGAGACCATTGCCGTGATCGCTATCGATGGCAATATGATGGGACGCATATTCACACAGACGAAGACACCTGCTGAGTATAGCTTCAAAAGTGAAATTTTCGATTTCCACATAAATCAGATTTTTAAAGATACTTTGGAAAGGATCGTAGAGGATTTTAAGAAATCGTACAAATTCGAACCGAGGTATAAGCTCATATATTTAGGCGGCGACGATGCTCTCGTCATTGTAGATGCTAGAATTGCAATTCCCCTCGCAGAATCCTTCTTACGAAATGCCGCCGAGAGGCTGCAATTTGAGTTAACTGGCTTCGATGCACCGAGGCCAGTTGTCACATTCTCAGCTGGGGTTGCAATATCTGATTACAAATTTCCGATATATTTCCTGATAGATAAAGCCCACCAGCTTGAACAATATGCCAAGAGATATTTCAGAGAGCACGTAGTTCTTGACAACAAGGGTCTCTTCAAGCTACCGATTGGAGCGATGTCTGTGTCATGTGTAACAACTAGCATGCCCTCCGACGAGAACCTCACATTCGTACTCCCTCGAGACGATCACAAGCTACATGAAGTTACAAAATTCATGCTCAGGGTCATTAGTAGGGACAAGAGGGGCAAATCATGGCGTCCGCTCGTATCAGCGCTTGTAAACGCAGACGATGACGTACGAGCGAAGCTCAATTTTATCAAGCATCTCTATGCCAGGTGTTCAGATAAGGAAAGCATCAAGGCTGCGGCAGAAGTAGAAAGAACTGGAATACTTGAGATCGTCCGTGATCTCGTGAGCGCATGGGATGTAAAGAAGGAACTGGAAATCCTCGTGCCAATGATCTGGTATTATGAGCAAACAAAAGAGGAGGAGTTGATGCATGGAAATTCTTAAGATCATCATCGAGACCACGACAGCGTTTCACACATCTGGTGGCAGAATAGGGTCTACAATCGATATCTTGAGGGACAAATATATTCAGAATGGTGCTACGAAAGAGAGGTTCATTATCCCAGC
This genomic window from Methanomassiliicoccales archaeon contains:
- a CDS encoding HD domain-containing protein, whose amino-acid sequence is MEAKEIGVVNWFTKKRESPSCSGEEIANKICAEIIARYVKTKEKGVKGFAEVVYEVLSGYSAYPNSASNSVSTQIHEDLMRYCADTRFPVCSLYHHMKNTAAIAYILAYQAGYPDEVVQKIRTAALLHDMGKLYAPGKGKQHVEWTKKFLLNILGGIDSLDNTTKHHIIRLSTKHHTASWYDEYTASNDDEKLVALADTIASATDRTYEVVIKFAGDLTEALEKNEDIKAEIISEDSIFPHLIYFDERCDFHCKEFSHHLIGRNERIEVTLSPRALRADNKKDHNYVIPFYDEVVSGSPIIFLRRGGKEQSPEKVETIGLFGIDIQGIQRFVGGAKKLPALRGGSAIVDEVLRNSEKILSREFSPELILFSGGGNLVAFVPKDEEKLVAIRKEIQGYVDDISAGKLRVAIRWIFKDLGEIQSEFGKCLKSLFDKLDDEKKRPIEFTEPIRVQKSAEVCSYCCEGIGEVETSGGEYICGTCESKRGFALKRKISNEAETLEEISETIAVIAIDGNMMGRIFTQTKTPAEYSFKSEIFDFHINQIFKDTLERIVEDFKKSYKFEPRYKLIYLGGDDALVIVDARIAIPLAESFLRNAAERLQFELTGFDAPRPVVTFSAGVAISDYKFPIYFLIDKAHQLEQYAKRYFREHVVLDNKGLFKLPIGAMSVSCVTTSMPSDENLTFVLPRDDHKLHEVTKFMLRVISRDKRGKSWRPLVSALVNADDDVRAKLNFIKHLYARCSDKESIKAAAEVERTGILEIVRDLVSAWDVKKELEILVPMIWYYEQTKEEELMHGNS